A single genomic interval of Macadamia integrifolia cultivar HAES 741 chromosome 6, SCU_Mint_v3, whole genome shotgun sequence harbors:
- the LOC122081224 gene encoding serine racemase isoform X3 has product MEGKDRLQNENYAADISSIKEAQVRINSFIHRTPVLSSESLNSLAGRKLFFKCECLQKGGAFKFRGACNAIFSLEEHQAAKGIVTHSSGNHAAAVSLAAKLRGIPAYIVIPKNAPNCKVENVRRYGGQVIWSEPTMQSRESVAAKVLEETGAVLIHPFNDGRIISGQGTIALELLEQVPQLDTVIVPISGGGLISGVALAAKAINPAILVLAAEPRGANDAAQSKAAGRIIKLPETNTVADGLRAFMGDLTWPVVRDLVDDIIVVEDNEIIEAMRLCYEILKVAVEPSGAIGLAAVLSEGFRDNPALKDSKDVGIILSGGNVDLSVLWESFRK; this is encoded by the exons ATGGAAGGAAAGGATCGACTACAAAATGAGAACTATGCAGCTGATATTTCATCAATAAAAGAAGCACAAGTACGCATCAACTCATTCATACATAGAACTCCAGTCCTATCATCAGAATCTCTGAATTCTTTAGCTGGAAGGAAGCTATTTTTCAAATGTGAATGTTTGCAGAAGGG TGGAGCATTTAAATTCAGAGGTGCCTGCAATGCTATCTTTTCACTGGAAGAGCATCAGGCAGCTAAAGGGATTGTAACTCACAGCAG CGGTAACCATGCTGCAGCAGTGTCTTTGGCTGCAAAACTACGTGGGATTCCAGCATATATTGTAATACCAAAAAATGCTCCAAATTGTAAGGTTGAGAATGTCAGGCGTTATGGTGGTCAGGTTATCTGGAGTGAGCCCACTATGCAATCAAGGGAGAGTGTGGCTGCCAAGGTGCTAGAAGAAACTGGTGCAGTGCTGATTCACCCATTCAATGATGGGCGCATCATCAG TGGGCAGGGTACCATAGCACTGGAGCTGCTGGAGCAAGTCCCCCAACTTGACACTGTAATAGTTCCAATAAGCG GAGGTGGTTTGATCTCAGGGGTGGCATTGGCTGCCAAGGCCATCAACCCTGCCATTCTGGTTTTGGCTGCTGAGCCCAGAGGAGCAAATGATGCTGCTCAGTCCAAGGCAGCTGGGAGAATTATAAAACTTCCTGAGACCAATACTGTTGCGGATGGACTTCGAGCTTTTATGGGAGATCTAACATG GCCTGTAGTGCGAGATCTAGTAGATGACATCATCGTGGTTGAGGATAATGAGATCATAGAAGCTATGAGATTGTGCTATGAGATTCTAAAGGTTGCAGTGGAGCCTAGTGGGGCCATTGGCCTTGCTGCTGTTCTGTCTGAGGGTTTCCGAGACAATCCTGCTTTGAAGGACTCCAAGGACGTCGGAATAATACTTTCGGGAGGTAATGTTGATCTCAGTGTACTGTGGGAATCATTCAGAAAATAA